CGCGGTGCTGGTCAACCGATAGCTGAGACTTAACTGCTTGCGGGACAGCGCCGTGAATCCGACATTGGAGCTTTCGAGCTTCAATCGGAGTTGGCCCCGGCGGCCCCTGTCGGACAGCACGGATTTCGAGTTTCTCTGCTTTCGTGGCTTCAACATCGGTTCCGGGGGCTCAGGCGGGGACTCGACTCGACGTCTGGGAGGTTCTAGAATCGACTTCGTTAAGAGGGCACTTAGCCGAAAGGCAACGATATGTATGATGTGAGACATGCTGGTCGCGCCCCGGTCGAGAGCAGGGCCGGAGCCGGTATGAGGGTGTGTGCCCGGCCGTCGGCAAGTGAGCCTCTATTCCCCGTCCACACGACGCGGACAAGTTCCCCTGTCCACGCGAAATCTGCGCTGTGAACATGAGCAGGGAAATCTGCGTCCGCTTCCCGGGCAGGGTCTCGGGCCGGACCACGGCCTCGCTGCCGCGCGACCTCGATGTCCGCAATCCAGGCGAAGGAATCCGGGCTGGTGCAGAAAATCAGACCGGCGCTGTTACCCGAGGGCGTCGAGCCGCATGCCATGTCCGACAATCCGGAACGCCGGGAAGTGAACCACGCTCCCTCGCGCGTCATCTACCCGTCCCGGGCCATGCCCCATTCGAGCCCGGCGAGCACAGGCGCATCGCCGTGAAGGCAATTGACTTCAGAAGGGAACGGGACCGAGGGGACGAAAGCAGCGGGCGGCAGGGAAAGTAGATGGCGATTCCTGAGATCCAGCTTGAGGCGTGGTCCCACCAGGGACCGGTCGCGACGGCGTTGAAGGCTTGCGCATCGGTGCGGGCCGCGCTTGACGCCTTCGACCAGTGGCCGGATGATGTCTGGTTGGAGCCGTATCTCCGGGGGTCGTACAACAATGACACGAACATCAGCGGAGACAGCGACGTTGACCTGGTGGTGCAGCTCAATTCCACATTCCGGACCAATCTGAGCAGCGAACAGAAGGCCGCCTACAAGATCAGGCCCGCCACCTACCCGCTTCGCGAATTACGTAAGGATGTGCGCAAGGCATTCACCGCTTACTACGGCGAGTTCGAGGTCGAGTCGAAGGGAAATGCGATCATGGTGATGACCTCGTTCCCGCCGACCGCCGTGATCCCCGCCCTGGCCTACCGCCGCTATCCCGCCGCACCGCGCAACGGGGATGACTACGCCGAAGGCATGATCTACTATGAGTTCGAGAGCAAACGCTGGGTAGTGGATTACCCGAAGCAGCACGCCGAGGGTGTCACCGCGAAGCAGAAGGCGACCCACGGCTGGTTCAAGCCTACCGTCAGGGTTTTCAAGAACATCCGGTGGCAGCTTCTGGAAGTGGGCGCGCTCAACATCAACGACGCGTCGTCGTACTTCATTGAGTGCCTGCTGGGCAACGTGCCGGAAGGCAAGTTCGGCCCCACCTACGGAGACACGGTCGCCGAATCCCACGACTGGCTGGTCCAGGCCGACATGGCTCCATTCAAGTGTCTCAACGGCATCACGCCGTTGTTTGGTACGACACCGGATTGCTGGTCAACCAAGAAGGCGCTGCGGTTTCTGGCGGCCGTGCGGGCACTCTGGAAGCAATGGTCTCAGTAGGTGAGCCCGATCCCGCGTTCTTCGTCTGTCGTTGGCCCGGTTCCAGTCCCTGATTCCTGAATTCCGGTCCATCCGAATCATGAATCCGCGCCATCGGCGTACGTGGTTCAGCGGTCCGGCTGCGGGTTAGTTCCCGGCGTCGACGGTGCGGCAGGCAGCGGCGTGCTCGGAGGCCGTGCGGGAGAAGATGTGGGTGCCGTCGCCGCGGGCGACGAAGAAGAGGTAGTCGTTCCGTTCCGGGTTGAGCACGGCCTTGAGGGCGCGACGGCCGGGACTGCAGATCGGCCCGGGCGGCAGGCCCTTGTGGAGGTAGGTGTTGTAGGGCGAATCGAGCTTCGTGTCTTCAACCGAGAGCCGGCCTTTGCGCTCGGGCAGCAGGTACTCGACCGTGGCGCAGGATTGTAGCGGCATGTTCCGGCCCAGCCGGTTGAGGAAGACGCCGGCGATGCGCGGGAATTCGTCCGGAACCTCGGCTTCGCGCTCGACAATTGAAGCGAGAATGACAACATCCGAGACGGCGAGTGGCGATTGGCGAATGGCGATTGGCGAGTTCGAGAGTTCGGAGAAGACGGAGAGGAACTGGCGGACCAGGCGGCGCACGACTTCGGATGGCGGTGAACCGGTCTGGAAGTCGTAGGTCTCGGGAAACAGGCAGCCTTCGGCCGTCGCACCATCAACGCCGAGGTCCCGGAGCAGGTTCGTGTCGGCGCAGGCCGCAAGGAAGCTATCCGCCCGGCAGATGCCGCGTTCCGCCATTGCCTCGGCAACCTGGGGCATGGTGTAGCCTTCGGGAATCGTGACTGAGACGTCGGCGGGCAGCTCGCCGGAGAGCAGCCTGAGCGCACGGCGTTCGCCGGTGCCGACCGCAAACCGGTAGTGGTTGGGCCGGATGCGGCTGCCGTAGTTGTGAAACCAGGCGTAGAGGAAGAACAGCGGTTTGGAAGCGATGACCTGCTTCGCGGCCAGCGTGTCCGCAAGCGCGCCGATGCTGATGCCCAGCGGGACGGTTACCTCGACGCCGCGGCCGTTCGTTTTCGGGCCGTGCGTGGCACAGGCGAGCGAACCCAGCAGGGCAAAGGACAAAGTGATAAGGACAAAGGACAAAGCAATTGGGAAAGGACAAAGTAAGGAGTCCCGGCCGGTTTTAGCCTTGGTACTTTCCACTTGCTTTGTCCTTACGACTTTATCCTTTGGAGTTCTCCGCAAGAAAGTCCTCCAGGATGATCGTTGCCGCAATCCTGTCCACCGCTTCCCGGCGCTTTTTGTCCTTGCCCGTGGCGGCGCGCCGGCCGGGCGTGAGGTCTCTGCGTCCACGGGTTTCCTCAAGCACCTCAATCGCCCGCGCCGTTGAGAAGCGCTCGTCGAAGGTGGTCACCGCCAGGCCGGTTGCCTTCTTCAATTGCCCGGCGAAGCTCCGCACCTGTTCCGACCTGCGGCTGGGCTTGCCGGACTGAGCCACCGGGAGACCGACGACAATCTCGTCCGCTTCCTGTTCGGCGACGAGGCGCTTGAGCGCCGCGAGCAGCTCGTTCTCGCTCGCGTGGTGGATGGTCGGCAGGGCCCGGGCGATGGTGCGGGTCGGATCCGACACCGCAACGCCGGTATGCCGCTCGCCGTAGTCAATGCAGAGGATGCGACCCATAACCCTAAAGTGTAGGAGACACGCCGCGCTCTGTCCAGCGAACGGGATCAGTGCAGCAAAGGACAAAGTGACAAGGACGAAGGGCAAAGCAATCGGGAAAGGCCCAAGTTCCCAGGTCTGGCCGCTTCCGGCTTGTTACTTACCTCTTGCTTTGTCCTTACCACTTTGTCCTTGTTACTTAAGGAAACTATCCAAGGGGCATCTGGGTCGCCCAAACTGCGACTGGCGTGCCGGCTGAAGGCGCGACGCGGGCGGGCGGGTCGGCTGTTCGACGCGGCTGATGGCGTCAAGCGTTGCTGGACATTCCTCCGCCCCCGGCTACAATGGTGGTCAACATGGCACGAGAGTTTCCAATCGAGAAGGTCCGCAACATCGGAATCATGGCCCACATCGACGCGGGCAAGACCACGGTTTCCGAGCGCATCCTGTTCTACACCGGTAAGTCGCACAAGCTGGGCGAGGTGCACGACGGCGAGGCCCAGCTCGACTGGATGGAGCAGGAGCGGGAGCGCGGCATCACCATCACCAGCGCGGCCACGACCACGGTCTGGAACGACCACATGATTAACCTGATCGACACGCCCGGCCACGTGGATTTCACGGTCGAGGTGGAGCGGAGCCTCCGAGTGCTCGACGGGGTCATCGGGCTCTTCTGCGCGGTCGGCGGGGTCGAGCCGCAGTCGGAGACGGTCTGGCGCCAGGCCGAGAAGTATGCGGTGCCGCGCATCGCCTTCGTGAACAAGATGGACCGGGCCGGCGCGGATTTCTACAGCGTGGTCGAGCAGATACAGAAGGAACTCGGGGCCAATGCGGTGCCGGTGACGATTCCCATCGGCGCCGAGGAGAACTTCGCGGGCATCATCGACCTGGTTGACGACGTCGCGGTCTATTACGACGAGACGGACCAGGGGATGACGTGGCGCGACGAGCCGATTCCCGACGCGATGCGCGACGTCGCCCGGAAGTGGAAGCAGAACCTGCTGGAGAAGGTGGCCGAGGTCGACGACAAGCTGCTCGAGAAGTTCCTGCGCGATGAGCCGATCGGCAACCGGGAGCTGTCCGCCGCCATCCGCGCCGCGACCCTGTCCCACAAGATTTGCCCGGTCATCTGCGGCAGCGCGTTCAAGAACAAGGGCATTCAGCGCCTGCTCGACGCGGTCGTCTCCTACCTGCCGAGCCCGGTCGATCTGCTCCCGACCATCGGCACGCACCCGGGCGGCGAGGAGGTGGAGCGGGTTCCCTGGGACGACGGGCGGCTGGCCGCGCTCGCGTTCAAGGTTGTTGCGGACAAGCACGTGGGCAAGCTGGTTTATGTCAGGGTTTATTCGGGCACACTGAAGGCAGGCAGCTACGTCTACAACTCGACCCAGGAGAAGGACCAGCGGGTCGGGCGGCTGCTGCGGATGCACGCGAACCGACAGGAGCAGGTGGAAGCGCTCTATTCGGGAGAAATCGGCGCCGTGGTCGGGCTGTCCGATACCGTCACCGGCGACACGGTCTGCGTCCGCGAGGCACCGATAGTATTGCAGGCGATTGAGTTCCCGGCGCCGGTCCTCTCGATCGCCGTGTCCATCGCCGACCGGAACGACCGCGAGAAGCTCTCGCACGGCCTCGCGCGACTGGCCGAGGAGGACCCGACCTTCATTGTTACCGCAGACCCGGAGACCGAGGAGACCGTGATTTCCGGCATGGGCGAGCTGCACCTGGAGATTATCGTTGACCGGCTGCGCCGCGAGTTCGGGGTCGTGGCCAAGACCGGAGCCCCGCAGGTCGCCTACCGCGAGACGGTCACCGGCCACACCGACATCAATGAGAAGTACGTGAAGCAGACCGGCGGCCGCGGCCAGTACGCGCACGTGGTGATGCGGCTGGAACCGCTCAAGGCCGGCGAAGGGTTCGAGTTCGTCAACAAGGTGGTGAGCGGCCGCGTGCCGAAGGAGTACATCCCGGCGGTCGAACGCGGCGTGGTCGACGCGATGAAGAAGGGCGTGTATGCCGGGTTCCCGGTCGTGGACATCCGCGTCTCCCTGCTCGACGGGTCGTACCACGAGGTGGACTCCAACGACCTGGCGTTCAAGACCTGCGCCGGGCGCGCGTTCCGCAAGGCGTTCATGCAGTGCAGCCCGCAGTTGCTCGAACCGGTGATGAGCGTCAACGTGGTGACGCCCGAGGATTCGGCCGGCCCCATCATGGGCTCGCTCTGCAACCGGCGCGGCCTGATTTCGGGCATGGACCAGCAGGGCAACGCCAAGGTCATCAAGGCGCTGGTGCCGCTGGCGACGATGTTCGGGTACGCGACCGATCTGCGCAACCAGAGCCAGGGCCGGGCCGTCTTCACGATGCACTTCGAGCACTACGAGGCGGTGCCGTTCTCGGTGGTGGAGGAAATACTGGCGAAAAGGGGTAAGGACTCCAAGGCAGAAGACTAGGATGCGAACGAAGCTGGAACGCAGAGCCGGACCAGCACTTCTGCCATCTAGCTTCTAGCATCTGGCTTCTGACTTCGCCTGCGCGGTTGCTCCCCCTGCCGTCCTTGACTTCCGTTCCGACAGTCGCACAATCTCCCCGTGACCAAGGCGACCCGCGAGAGTCTTTTCACGCTTGCCTACGTGGCAGCCGGAATGGCTGCGGTTCTCATCGTCGGATACCTCACATTCCACCACCGGTTCTTCCATATGCCGCGCCCGCTGCTGCCTTTTCTCATCGTCGGCCTGGCCGGCTCGCTGATGTACGCGGTCGTGCAGATGCGCGGGGCCGGCCTCGGCATCCTGATGATAGTGCTGCTCTACCTGATTCAGGTCGCAATGATGCCGCCCATCCGGCCCTACACGCTCGCGTCCGCGGCCGTCTACGCCCTGCCGGTAGGATTCGCGCTCATGGCCGGGGCCTACGCGCAGAAGGCGCTGGGCAGGCGCCTCAAGATCGGCCGGTTCACCGTCATGGGGCTGATCCTGGCGGCCGGGTACGGTTTGATGATGGTGCTGTTCCTCATCCGGTCGCGCTACGACATTCACGCGGGAACGGTTTTCGGGCAGGCGTTCATCGGGTTCAAGCTGGGCGCCGCAATGGGGTTGGGA
The sequence above is drawn from the bacterium genome and encodes:
- a CDS encoding nucleotidyltransferase, which gives rise to MAIPEIQLEAWSHQGPVATALKACASVRAALDAFDQWPDDVWLEPYLRGSYNNDTNISGDSDVDLVVQLNSTFRTNLSSEQKAAYKIRPATYPLRELRKDVRKAFTAYYGEFEVESKGNAIMVMTSFPPTAVIPALAYRRYPAAPRNGDDYAEGMIYYEFESKRWVVDYPKQHAEGVTAKQKATHGWFKPTVRVFKNIRWQLLEVGALNINDASSYFIECLLGNVPEGKFGPTYGDTVAESHDWLVQADMAPFKCLNGITPLFGTTPDCWSTKKALRFLAAVRALWKQWSQ
- the mltG gene encoding endolytic transglycosylase MltG, with protein sequence MSFVLITLSFALLGSLACATHGPKTNGRGVEVTVPLGISIGALADTLAAKQVIASKPLFFLYAWFHNYGSRIRPNHYRFAVGTGERRALRLLSGELPADVSVTIPEGYTMPQVAEAMAERGICRADSFLAACADTNLLRDLGVDGATAEGCLFPETYDFQTGSPPSEVVRRLVRQFLSVFSELSNSPIAIRQSPLAVSDVVILASIVEREAEVPDEFPRIAGVFLNRLGRNMPLQSCATVEYLLPERKGRLSVEDTKLDSPYNTYLHKGLPPGPICSPGRRALKAVLNPERNDYLFFVARGDGTHIFSRTASEHAAACRTVDAGN
- the ruvX gene encoding Holliday junction resolvase RuvX, whose translation is MGRILCIDYGERHTGVAVSDPTRTIARALPTIHHASENELLAALKRLVAEQEADEIVVGLPVAQSGKPSRRSEQVRSFAGQLKKATGLAVTTFDERFSTARAIEVLEETRGRRDLTPGRRAATGKDKKRREAVDRIAATIILEDFLAENSKG
- the fusA gene encoding elongation factor G, with product MAREFPIEKVRNIGIMAHIDAGKTTVSERILFYTGKSHKLGEVHDGEAQLDWMEQERERGITITSAATTTVWNDHMINLIDTPGHVDFTVEVERSLRVLDGVIGLFCAVGGVEPQSETVWRQAEKYAVPRIAFVNKMDRAGADFYSVVEQIQKELGANAVPVTIPIGAEENFAGIIDLVDDVAVYYDETDQGMTWRDEPIPDAMRDVARKWKQNLLEKVAEVDDKLLEKFLRDEPIGNRELSAAIRAATLSHKICPVICGSAFKNKGIQRLLDAVVSYLPSPVDLLPTIGTHPGGEEVERVPWDDGRLAALAFKVVADKHVGKLVYVRVYSGTLKAGSYVYNSTQEKDQRVGRLLRMHANRQEQVEALYSGEIGAVVGLSDTVTGDTVCVREAPIVLQAIEFPAPVLSIAVSIADRNDREKLSHGLARLAEEDPTFIVTADPETEETVISGMGELHLEIIVDRLRREFGVVAKTGAPQVAYRETVTGHTDINEKYVKQTGGRGQYAHVVMRLEPLKAGEGFEFVNKVVSGRVPKEYIPAVERGVVDAMKKGVYAGFPVVDIRVSLLDGSYHEVDSNDLAFKTCAGRAFRKAFMQCSPQLLEPVMSVNVVTPEDSAGPIMGSLCNRRGLISGMDQQGNAKVIKALVPLATMFGYATDLRNQSQGRAVFTMHFEHYEAVPFSVVEEILAKRGKDSKAED